In one Tistrella mobilis genomic region, the following are encoded:
- a CDS encoding sodium:solute symporter family protein yields MKGDFTQNLGKVYGIYTGSFVGFTILLAILEQMGVPDRIIGYAFVAVTIGVYAMIGILSRTVQVSEYYVAGRRVPALYNGMATAADWMSAASFIGMAGTLYASGYNGLAFVLGWTGGYVLVAVLLAPYLRKFGQFTVPDFLGTRYDGHAPRLIGIAVLMMCSFTYVVAQVTGAGIIASRFLAIPFEIGIFVGLVGILVCSMLGGMRAVTWTQVAQYIILIIAYLIPIILMSAQLTGVPVPQIMYGYALQEIEQIEPTLGVTVGHVTAFARDGDMLNFFSLVLCLMVGTAALPHVLMRFFTTPSVREARSSVGWSLLFIFLLYFSAPAYAAFAKLEVYTNVIGQPIASLPDWVRIWSDIGLLAIRDANGDGLLQLAEFTINNDAIVLATPEIAGLPYVIAGLVSAGGLAAALSTADGLLLAIANALSHDIYYKMIDPKASAARRLIVARVLLILVAMLAAYVASFRPAGILAMVAWAFSIAASGLFPALVMGVWWKRTTKAGACAGMLAGLAVCLIYLAGTQWYGMELWFGVRNISAGLFGIPAGFLVTWAVSLMTREPSKDMQDFIEFVRVPSARLAENNPYAQGLKN; encoded by the coding sequence ATGAAGGGCGATTTCACCCAGAATCTGGGCAAGGTCTACGGCATCTACACCGGCAGCTTCGTCGGCTTCACCATCCTGCTCGCCATCCTGGAACAGATGGGCGTGCCCGACCGGATCATCGGCTACGCCTTCGTCGCGGTGACGATCGGCGTCTATGCGATGATCGGCATCCTGAGCCGCACGGTTCAGGTCTCGGAATATTATGTCGCCGGCCGGCGGGTGCCTGCCCTCTATAACGGCATGGCCACCGCCGCCGACTGGATGAGCGCCGCCTCGTTCATCGGCATGGCCGGCACGCTCTATGCTTCGGGCTATAACGGCCTCGCCTTCGTGCTCGGCTGGACGGGCGGCTATGTGCTGGTGGCGGTGCTGCTGGCGCCGTATCTGCGCAAATTCGGCCAGTTCACCGTGCCCGACTTCCTGGGCACCCGCTATGACGGTCACGCCCCGCGGCTGATCGGCATCGCCGTGCTGATGATGTGTTCCTTCACCTATGTCGTGGCCCAGGTGACGGGCGCCGGCATCATCGCCTCGCGCTTTCTGGCGATCCCGTTCGAGATCGGCATCTTCGTCGGGCTCGTCGGCATTCTGGTCTGTTCGATGCTGGGCGGCATGCGTGCCGTCACCTGGACCCAGGTCGCGCAGTACATCATCCTGATCATCGCCTATCTGATCCCGATCATCCTGATGTCGGCGCAGCTGACCGGCGTGCCGGTGCCGCAGATCATGTACGGCTATGCGCTGCAGGAGATCGAACAGATCGAGCCGACGCTCGGCGTCACGGTCGGCCATGTCACCGCCTTCGCCCGCGACGGCGACATGCTGAACTTCTTCAGCCTGGTGCTGTGCCTGATGGTCGGCACCGCCGCCCTGCCCCATGTGCTGATGCGCTTCTTCACCACGCCCAGCGTGCGCGAGGCGCGGTCATCCGTGGGCTGGAGCCTGCTGTTCATCTTCCTGCTCTATTTCAGCGCGCCCGCCTATGCCGCCTTCGCCAAGCTGGAGGTGTATACCAACGTCATCGGCCAGCCCATCGCCAGCCTGCCCGACTGGGTGCGGATCTGGTCTGATATCGGTCTGCTCGCCATCCGCGACGCCAATGGCGACGGGCTGCTCCAGCTTGCCGAATTCACCATCAACAATGACGCGATCGTGCTGGCGACCCCGGAAATCGCCGGCCTGCCCTATGTGATCGCCGGTCTGGTCTCGGCCGGCGGCCTGGCCGCGGCGCTCTCGACCGCCGACGGCCTGCTGCTCGCCATCGCCAACGCCCTCAGCCACGACATCTACTACAAGATGATCGACCCCAAGGCGAGCGCCGCCCGCCGGCTGATCGTGGCCCGGGTGCTGCTGATCCTGGTTGCGATGCTTGCAGCCTATGTCGCCTCGTTCCGCCCTGCCGGCATTCTGGCCATGGTCGCCTGGGCCTTCTCCATCGCCGCATCGGGGCTGTTCCCGGCCCTGGTGATGGGGGTGTGGTGGAAACGCACGACCAAGGCCGGCGCCTGCGCCGGCATGCTGGCCGGGCTTGCCGTCTGCCTGATCTATCTGGCCGGCACCCAGTGGTACGGCATGGAGCTGTGGTTCGGGGTGCGGAACATCTCGGCCGGCCTGTTCGGCATTCCGGCCGGCTTCCTGGTCACCTGGGCGGTCAGCCTGATGACCCGTGAACCGTCGAAAGACATGCAGGATTTCATCGAGTTCGTGCGGGTGCCGAGCGCCCGCCTGGCCGAGAACAATCCCTATGCCCAGGGCCTGAAGAACTGA
- a CDS encoding DUF294 nucleotidyltransferase-like domain-containing protein, which translates to MEPSEAEALFRLDSYPYRHRAGEVASRPLVTAEPGMTVQDAARAMARAGISALVERDEDGRPTGILTERDVVRALAREGADAAGLPAAALMSRPVRTVDDDAFVYVAIGRMRRFEIRHLVVVDTAGRATGMITRRALLRLRAGDALAMGDRVEAAEDAKGLALVRADLGPLAASLLDQAVDARAIASVISAVTRDLTQRAAALAEAAMVAEGQGAAPAPYAVLVLGSAGRGETLLVPDQDNAIVHAGRDADDGWFGAFGQRMCRLLADAGIPFCQGGVMASRPAWRHGLEGWRGRVRAWIGDPDGDNMLNADIFFDMAPVAGDLALAEELHGYALAQAAHAPHFLQAMIRDLDRMHAPIGLFGDLRTDGKGRLDLKRHGLLPLTLTARALALRHGIAATGTATRVKALAQAGLLNPADAEQLDRSHALVMALLLEAQVARLREGKVPDTLVDVTALDSRRRSRLKSALKHIDAMTWVMRSSLGG; encoded by the coding sequence ATGGAGCCTTCCGAAGCCGAAGCCCTGTTCCGGCTGGACAGTTATCCCTATCGCCATCGGGCGGGGGAGGTCGCCTCGCGACCGCTGGTGACGGCAGAGCCGGGCATGACGGTTCAGGATGCGGCCCGGGCCATGGCGCGGGCCGGCATTTCCGCCCTGGTGGAGCGGGACGAGGACGGCCGCCCGACCGGCATCCTGACGGAGCGTGACGTCGTCCGCGCCCTGGCCCGCGAGGGTGCCGACGCGGCGGGTCTGCCGGCGGCGGCGCTGATGAGCCGGCCGGTGCGCACCGTCGACGACGACGCCTTCGTCTATGTCGCCATCGGCCGCATGCGCCGCTTCGAAATCCGCCATCTGGTGGTGGTCGACACGGCCGGCCGGGCCACCGGCATGATCACCCGGCGCGCCCTGCTCAGGCTCAGGGCCGGTGATGCGCTGGCCATGGGCGATCGGGTGGAGGCGGCGGAAGATGCAAAGGGCCTGGCCCTCGTCCGCGCCGATCTGGGGCCGCTGGCCGCAAGCCTTCTGGATCAGGCGGTCGACGCGCGGGCCATCGCCTCGGTGATTTCGGCCGTCACACGCGACCTGACCCAGCGCGCGGCCGCCCTCGCCGAAGCGGCCATGGTGGCCGAGGGGCAGGGCGCCGCCCCCGCCCCCTATGCCGTGCTGGTGCTGGGATCGGCCGGCCGTGGCGAGACCCTGCTGGTGCCCGACCAGGACAACGCCATCGTCCATGCCGGGCGCGATGCCGATGACGGCTGGTTCGGGGCCTTCGGCCAGCGGATGTGCCGGCTGCTCGCCGATGCCGGCATCCCCTTCTGCCAGGGCGGGGTGATGGCCTCCAGGCCCGCCTGGCGCCATGGGCTGGAGGGCTGGCGTGGCCGGGTGCGGGCCTGGATCGGCGATCCCGATGGCGACAACATGCTCAACGCCGACATCTTTTTCGACATGGCGCCGGTCGCGGGCGATCTGGCGCTTGCCGAAGAGCTGCATGGCTATGCCCTGGCCCAGGCCGCCCATGCGCCGCATTTCCTGCAGGCGATGATCCGCGATCTGGACCGCATGCACGCGCCCATCGGCCTGTTCGGCGATCTGCGCACCGACGGCAAGGGCCGGCTGGACCTGAAGCGCCACGGGCTGCTGCCGCTGACGCTGACCGCCCGGGCGCTGGCGCTGCGCCACGGCATCGCCGCCACCGGCACCGCAACCCGGGTGAAGGCGCTGGCCCAGGCCGGCCTGCTGAACCCTGCCGATGCCGAGCAGCTGGACCGATCCCACGCCCTGGTGATGGCGCTGCTCCTGGAAGCGCAGGTCGCGCGCCTGCGCGAAGGCAAGGTCCCGGACACGCTGGTCGACGTCACGGCGCTGGACTCCCGCCGCCGGTCTCGGTTGAAATCAGCCCTCAAGCATATTGATGCGATGACCTGGGTGATGCGCAGCTCGCTGGGAGGCTGA
- a CDS encoding AraC family transcriptional regulator — MARYDPDNHAVFSLDRQIAGLGLLTAAFGTLVFAPHVHEEMVIAVTQAGAGRCVTRGTASVGTPQTVMVFNPGEPHQGGVTGDAPWCYRSFYLGPDLLTTLGDETFGRRITLPWFREAVVNDPDLARSMLAAHRAIDGGAGRLMRETLLLEALALLFRRHGAPAPHLPVPGREGRPVQRVAAALRDDPAADWSVATLAALAGMSPFHFCRAFRKETGLAPHAFLTQARLNLARRHLAAGMAPAEVAAATGFCDQSHLTRQFKRCYGITPGLWAAAVAGARSANTEAR; from the coding sequence GTGGCCCGATACGACCCCGACAACCATGCCGTCTTCAGCCTGGACCGCCAGATCGCCGGGCTCGGCCTGCTGACCGCCGCCTTCGGCACGCTGGTCTTCGCGCCCCATGTCCACGAGGAAATGGTCATCGCCGTCACCCAGGCCGGGGCGGGGCGCTGCGTCACCCGCGGCACCGCCTCGGTCGGCACGCCGCAGACGGTGATGGTGTTCAATCCCGGGGAACCGCATCAGGGCGGCGTGACGGGCGACGCGCCCTGGTGCTATCGCAGCTTCTATCTGGGCCCCGATCTGCTGACCACCCTGGGTGACGAGACCTTCGGCCGCCGCATCACCCTGCCCTGGTTCCGCGAGGCGGTGGTGAACGACCCCGATCTGGCCCGGTCGATGCTTGCGGCCCATCGGGCGATCGACGGCGGCGCCGGGCGGCTCATGCGCGAAACCCTGCTGCTGGAGGCCCTGGCCCTGCTGTTCCGGCGCCATGGCGCCCCGGCGCCCCACCTGCCGGTCCCCGGGCGGGAGGGCAGGCCGGTGCAGCGGGTGGCGGCGGCGCTCCGCGACGACCCCGCCGCCGACTGGTCGGTGGCGACGCTCGCCGCCCTGGCCGGCATGAGCCCGTTCCATTTCTGCCGCGCCTTCCGCAAGGAAACCGGCCTTGCCCCCCATGCCTTCCTGACCCAGGCGCGGCTGAATCTCGCCCGCCGGCATCTTGCGGCGGGCATGGCACCGGCCGAGGTCGCGGCCGCAACCGGGTTCTGCGATCAGAGCCATCTGACCCGCCAGTTCAAACGCTGCTACGGCATCACGCCGGGCCTTTGGGCGGCGGCGGTCGCGGGCGCAAGATCCGCCAATACAGAGGCCCGCTGA
- a CDS encoding gamma carbonic anhydrase family protein encodes MAFIYAYDDVVPVIDPTAFVHETAVLIGDVIIGPEAYVGPGASLRGDSGRITVLRGANLQDNVVAHTYPGGEVVVGEMAAAGHGAVLHGCRLGQLALVGMNAVVMDDAEIGDFSVVAAMSFVKTGMKVPPRTMVAGVPAKPLREVGEAEIGWIREGALSYDDLRRRALAGELRRAEPLTAPEPDRRTVRAYQVKKLSAMRS; translated from the coding sequence ATGGCTTTCATCTATGCCTATGACGACGTGGTGCCGGTGATCGATCCCACCGCCTTCGTGCACGAGACCGCGGTGCTGATCGGCGACGTGATCATCGGCCCCGAGGCCTATGTCGGCCCGGGGGCGTCGCTGCGCGGCGACAGCGGCCGGATCACCGTGCTGCGGGGCGCCAATCTTCAGGACAATGTCGTCGCCCATACCTATCCGGGCGGCGAGGTCGTGGTGGGCGAGATGGCGGCGGCCGGCCATGGCGCTGTGCTCCATGGCTGCAGGCTGGGCCAGCTCGCGCTGGTCGGCATGAATGCGGTGGTGATGGATGATGCCGAGATCGGCGATTTCTCGGTGGTCGCCGCCATGTCCTTCGTGAAGACCGGCATGAAGGTGCCGCCGCGGACCATGGTGGCGGGCGTGCCGGCAAAGCCGCTGCGCGAGGTGGGCGAGGCCGAGATCGGCTGGATCCGCGAAGGTGCGCTCAGCTATGACGACCTCCGCCGCCGGGCGCTGGCCGGCGAATTGCGGCGGGCGGAGCCGCTGACGGCGCCGGAGCCCGACCGGCGGACGGTCAGGGCCTATCAGGTGAAGAAGCTCTCGGCCATGCGCAGCTGA
- the ettA gene encoding energy-dependent translational throttle protein EttA, with protein sequence MASYQYVYTMRGLNKTYPGGRQVVKDVTLAFLPGAKIGVLGVNGAGKSTLLKIMAGMDTDYTGEAWAAEGLKVGYLSQEPQLDPSKTALENVMDGVRPVKDLLDRFEAVSAKFAEVEDPDEMDALINEQAELQEKIDAVNGWEIDRTVDIAMDALRCPPADADVTKLSGGERRRVALCQLLLSKPDMLLLDEPTNHLDAESVAWLERFLHDYPGTVVAVTHDRYFLDNVAGWILELDRGRALPFEGNYTAWLDHKAKRLEQEEKEESSRQKTLKQELEWVRSSPSARRTKSKARLAAYERLLEQDRERVGEVAQIVIPAGPRLGNVVVEAEHVSKGFGDRLLIDDLNFRIPPGAIVGVIGPNGAGKSTLFKMITGHETPDSGSFRVGETVKLAYVDQSRDALAANKTVWEEISDGHEDIVLGKRTVKSRAYCGAFNFKGSDQQKKVGQLSGGERNRVHLAKTLKSGGNLILLDEPTNDLDVDTLRALEDALLDFGGSAIVISHDRWFLDRIATHILAFEGDSHVEWFEGNFEAYEADKRRRLGDAAVEPHQIRYKPLTRG encoded by the coding sequence ATGGCTTCCTACCAGTACGTCTATACCATGCGTGGTCTGAACAAGACCTATCCGGGCGGCCGTCAGGTCGTCAAGGATGTGACGCTGGCCTTCCTGCCCGGCGCCAAGATCGGCGTGCTGGGCGTGAACGGTGCCGGTAAGTCCACGCTGCTCAAGATCATGGCCGGCATGGACACCGACTATACCGGCGAGGCCTGGGCGGCCGAGGGGCTGAAGGTCGGCTATCTGTCGCAGGAGCCGCAGCTCGATCCGTCCAAGACCGCGCTCGAGAACGTCATGGACGGCGTGCGGCCGGTGAAGGATCTGCTCGACCGTTTCGAGGCGGTGAGCGCGAAGTTCGCCGAGGTCGAGGACCCGGACGAGATGGACGCGCTGATCAACGAGCAGGCCGAGCTGCAGGAGAAGATCGACGCGGTCAATGGCTGGGAAATCGACCGCACGGTCGACATCGCCATGGATGCGCTGCGCTGCCCGCCGGCCGATGCCGACGTGACCAAGCTGTCGGGTGGTGAGCGCCGCCGCGTGGCGCTCTGCCAGCTGCTGCTCTCCAAGCCCGACATGCTGCTGCTCGACGAGCCGACCAACCATCTCGATGCCGAGTCGGTGGCCTGGCTGGAGCGCTTCCTGCACGACTATCCGGGCACCGTCGTGGCCGTCACCCATGACCGCTACTTCCTGGACAATGTCGCGGGCTGGATCCTGGAACTGGATCGCGGCCGGGCGCTGCCGTTCGAGGGCAACTACACCGCCTGGCTGGACCACAAGGCCAAGCGGCTCGAGCAGGAAGAGAAGGAGGAAAGCTCCCGCCAGAAGACCCTCAAGCAGGAACTGGAATGGGTGCGCTCCTCGCCGTCGGCCCGGCGGACCAAGTCCAAGGCGCGTCTGGCCGCCTATGAGCGCCTGCTGGAGCAGGACCGCGAGCGGGTGGGCGAGGTCGCCCAGATCGTGATCCCGGCCGGGCCCCGTCTGGGCAATGTGGTGGTCGAGGCGGAGCATGTCTCGAAGGGCTTCGGCGACCGGCTGCTGATCGACGACCTGAATTTCCGCATCCCGCCCGGTGCCATCGTCGGCGTGATCGGCCCGAACGGTGCTGGCAAGTCGACCCTGTTCAAGATGATCACCGGCCACGAGACCCCGGATTCCGGCAGCTTCCGGGTGGGTGAGACCGTGAAGCTCGCCTATGTCGACCAGAGCCGTGACGCGCTGGCCGCCAACAAGACGGTCTGGGAAGAAATTTCCGACGGGCACGAAGACATTGTGCTCGGCAAGCGCACCGTGAAGAGCCGCGCCTATTGCGGCGCCTTCAACTTCAAGGGGTCTGACCAGCAGAAGAAGGTCGGCCAGCTCTCGGGCGGTGAGCGCAACCGCGTGCATCTGGCCAAGACGCTGAAGTCGGGCGGCAACCTGATCCTGCTCGACGAGCCGACCAACGACCTCGACGTCGACACCCTGCGCGCGCTGGAAGACGCGCTGCTCGATTTCGGCGGCTCGGCGATCGTGATCAGCCATGACCGCTGGTTCCTGGACCGCATCGCCACCCACATCCTGGCCTTCGAGGGCGACAGCCATGTCGAATGGTTCGAGGGCAATTTCGAAGCCTACGAGGCCGACAAGCGCCGCCGCCTGGGCGATGCCGCGGTCGAGCCGCACCAGATCAGGTATAAGCCGCTGACCCGCGGTTGA
- a CDS encoding YggT family protein, producing the protein MQFDPFFWTYWAYNLPNYVLSLLIYTLIGRALLSAFIRPGDPNYIWRFFCRITDPVLRLTAPLTPRFVLPGLRPLVAAGYLWILRIIFWLVMYNLGLAPRLNAPA; encoded by the coding sequence ATGCAGTTCGATCCGTTTTTCTGGACCTACTGGGCCTACAACCTGCCCAATTACGTGCTGTCGCTGCTGATCTACACCCTGATCGGGCGCGCCCTGCTCTCGGCCTTCATCCGGCCGGGGGATCCCAACTACATCTGGCGCTTTTTCTGCCGGATCACCGATCCGGTGCTGCGGCTGACGGCGCCGCTGACCCCGCGTTTCGTTCTGCCGGGGCTGCGGCCGCTGGTGGCGGCAGGCTATCTCTGGATCCTGCGGATCATTTTCTGGCTGGTGATGTACAATCTGGGCCTGGCGCCACGCCTGAACGCCCCCGCATGA
- a CDS encoding SDR family NAD(P)-dependent oxidoreductase yields MTRPVVLVSGATSGIGRATALAFARQGARLMLGGRDAARGEAVVTACRAEGAEATFLAGDLAEAGTATALVDAAIACWGRLDIAFNNAGWQEPQGSLVDRDLAVLDRVFAINLRSVAEAMQAQIRVMRQRDGGGVIVNDASVSGVRNPYPGFAIYAASKAALLSLTRSLAIEHAPRGIRINAVSPGRIETPMMAGAGVADFATIAATLPARRMGRPEDVAAAVLWLASDAAGFVIGQNLCVDGGFLAG; encoded by the coding sequence ATGACCAGACCCGTCGTTCTCGTCTCGGGCGCCACCTCCGGCATCGGCCGGGCCACGGCGCTGGCCTTTGCCCGTCAGGGGGCCCGGCTGATGCTGGGCGGGCGGGATGCGGCACGCGGCGAGGCCGTGGTGACCGCCTGCCGGGCCGAAGGCGCCGAGGCCACTTTCCTCGCCGGCGACCTTGCCGAGGCCGGCACCGCCACCGCCCTGGTCGATGCCGCGATCGCATGCTGGGGGCGGCTCGACATCGCCTTCAACAATGCCGGCTGGCAGGAACCGCAGGGGTCGCTGGTCGATCGCGATCTCGCCGTGCTCGACCGGGTGTTCGCGATCAACCTGCGATCGGTCGCCGAGGCGATGCAGGCCCAGATCCGGGTCATGCGCCAAAGAGACGGCGGCGGGGTGATCGTCAACGACGCCTCGGTCAGCGGCGTGCGCAACCCCTATCCGGGCTTTGCGATCTATGCCGCCTCCAAGGCGGCGCTGCTCTCGCTCACCCGCTCGCTTGCCATCGAGCATGCGCCCCGGGGCATCCGGATCAACGCCGTCTCCCCCGGGCGGATCGAGACGCCGATGATGGCAGGCGCCGGGGTCGCCGATTTCGCGACCATCGCCGCCACCCTGCCCGCCCGGCGCATGGGCCGGCCCGAAGACGTGGCCGCAGCCGTGCTCTGGCTTGCATCGGATGCCGCAGGCTTCGTGATCGGCCAGAACCTCTGCGTCGATGGTGGCTTTCTGGCCGGGTGA
- a CDS encoding DUF4212 domain-containing protein has protein sequence MSENRSLTPQKAQEYWQRTKGLMWTVLAIWFLSGFVIHAFAPELNQIRILGFPLGFYMAAQGSLIIFVWLIFWYVARQNRIDDEFGVSED, from the coding sequence ATGTCTGAAAATCGCAGCCTGACGCCGCAGAAGGCGCAGGAGTACTGGCAGAGAACCAAGGGCCTGATGTGGACGGTGCTCGCGATCTGGTTCCTGTCGGGATTCGTGATCCACGCCTTCGCACCGGAGCTGAACCAGATCCGGATCCTGGGCTTCCCGCTCGGCTTCTACATGGCCGCGCAGGGCTCGCTGATCATCTTCGTCTGGCTGATCTTCTGGTATGTCGCGCGCCAGAACCGGATCGACGACGAATTCGGCGTGTCCGAAGACTGA
- a CDS encoding alpha/beta hydrolase, with protein MDFDAVAAARAALASVTVPPAPQGPAADQADLLDRPDGMVIRYLIWHPAPGMPPRGTVLLLQGRGEFVEKYAELAGWLRAAGWAVFAPDWRGQGRSGRLAPDRAMGHLNRFDDCLDDLDALAAGPLAGLPRPLVMLGHSMGGHLGMRWVLERVPAAARPAAIILSAPMIDIRMPLPARRLVPPLARLMRARGRGMTYAPGQGPGRASGGGFAGNRLTHDPARWAREQALLAADPALHLGGSSWGWLAAAFDSIRDLERAVIRAGAGLDVPVTLLQGGADMVVDPVAQSRLVARLPRARLVVVPGALHEILMETDEIQAPARAAITQALEGI; from the coding sequence ATGGATTTCGACGCCGTTGCGGCCGCCCGGGCCGCGCTCGCCTCGGTGACGGTGCCCCCCGCACCCCAGGGGCCCGCGGCAGATCAGGCCGATCTGCTCGACCGGCCGGACGGCATGGTGATCCGCTATCTGATCTGGCATCCGGCCCCCGGGATGCCGCCGCGCGGCACGGTGCTGCTGCTTCAGGGCCGCGGCGAATTCGTCGAGAAATATGCCGAGCTGGCCGGATGGCTGCGGGCGGCGGGCTGGGCGGTCTTCGCCCCCGACTGGCGCGGGCAGGGCCGGTCCGGCCGGCTTGCTCCTGATCGGGCCATGGGGCATCTGAACCGGTTCGACGACTGCCTGGACGATCTGGATGCGCTGGCGGCGGGGCCGCTTGCCGGCCTGCCGCGGCCGCTGGTGATGCTGGGCCATTCCATGGGCGGCCATCTGGGCATGCGCTGGGTGCTGGAACGGGTGCCGGCCGCGGCACGGCCGGCGGCCATTATCCTGTCGGCGCCGATGATCGACATCCGCATGCCGCTGCCGGCCCGGCGGCTGGTGCCGCCGCTGGCACGGCTGATGCGCGCCCGCGGCCGTGGCATGACCTATGCCCCTGGCCAGGGGCCGGGGCGGGCCAGCGGCGGCGGTTTCGCCGGCAACCGGCTGACCCATGATCCGGCGCGCTGGGCGCGGGAACAGGCGCTGCTGGCGGCCGATCCCGCCCTGCATCTGGGCGGCAGCAGCTGGGGCTGGCTGGCGGCGGCCTTCGATTCGATCCGCGATCTGGAGCGGGCGGTGATCCGTGCGGGCGCAGGGCTGGATGTTCCGGTCACCCTGCTGCAGGGCGGCGCCGATATGGTGGTCGACCCGGTCGCGCAGTCCAGGCTGGTGGCGCGGCTGCCCCGCGCCCGGCTGGTGGTGGTGCCGGGGGCGCTGCACGAAATCCTGATGGAAACCGACGAGATCCAGGCCCCCGCCCGGGCGGCGATCACGCAGGCCTTGGAGGGCATCTGA
- a CDS encoding 3'-5' exonuclease, whose protein sequence is MSPRNVLPRDGPPRDGLARDENRPALIVAGLLAAGGLAGAGWAGLAAGAAALPLGLALFAGASGLGLGLWIIRSAARAGRRLRGDLAQALRAATDPDLPLPAFAAGDLPGADGRLVALARALAETARAAGGRGDARLAALVAALPVPLMGVGATGLVTLVNPAMAALIGAVMPGTSVYAALARESLAPLLTAADGGMRRAGVHHVDGRLLDLTAVQLPAPAATAGWLIFADPPAAGMPVLPAAELPMALALHDLAPDLPPACDATPLDRLPVLSLDLETTGLEVTTDRMVSAGAVCMVGGRLFLADVLDMLVDPGGPVPAAATRIHGIDRAMLQGAPPPVVAVERLTALAAGRVVVGHNIGFDLAVLRAEAARAGRAVPDWLGPGGPALDTLRLAARLDPDRPELDLEAIAHRYGIAVSGRHTALGDALLTGRVFAAMIPRLAEIGVHDLGAARRFADGAGAVAAAQRRAGW, encoded by the coding sequence GTGTCGCCGCGTAACGTGCTGCCGCGTGACGGGCCGCCGCGTGACGGGCTGGCGCGTGACGAGAACCGGCCGGCGCTGATCGTCGCCGGGCTGCTGGCGGCGGGCGGGCTGGCCGGTGCCGGCTGGGCGGGGCTTGCGGCGGGGGCCGCGGCCCTGCCGCTGGGGCTTGCCCTGTTCGCCGGCGCCTCGGGGCTGGGGCTCGGCCTCTGGATCATCCGCTCGGCCGCCCGGGCCGGCCGGCGGCTGCGGGGCGATCTGGCCCAGGCGCTGCGGGCGGCGACCGATCCCGATCTGCCGCTCCCGGCCTTTGCGGCCGGGGATCTGCCGGGCGCCGACGGGCGGCTGGTGGCGCTGGCGCGGGCGCTTGCCGAAACCGCGCGGGCGGCCGGCGGCCGCGGCGATGCCCGGCTGGCCGCCCTGGTCGCGGCCCTGCCGGTTCCGCTGATGGGGGTGGGGGCGACCGGGCTGGTCACCCTGGTCAACCCGGCGATGGCGGCGCTGATCGGGGCGGTGATGCCCGGAACCTCGGTCTATGCGGCGCTGGCGCGGGAAAGCCTGGCCCCGCTGCTGACGGCCGCCGACGGCGGCATGCGGCGGGCCGGCGTTCATCATGTCGACGGCCGGCTGCTGGACCTGACGGCCGTGCAGCTGCCCGCCCCGGCGGCGACGGCGGGCTGGCTGATCTTTGCCGATCCGCCGGCGGCCGGCATGCCGGTCCTGCCGGCCGCCGAGCTGCCGATGGCGCTGGCGCTCCACGATCTTGCCCCCGATCTGCCGCCGGCCTGTGATGCCACGCCGCTCGACCGGCTGCCGGTGCTGTCGCTGGATCTCGAGACCACGGGCCTTGAGGTGACCACCGACCGGATGGTCTCGGCGGGCGCGGTGTGCATGGTGGGCGGGCGGCTGTTCCTGGCCGATGTCCTGGACATGCTGGTCGATCCGGGTGGACCGGTGCCTGCGGCCGCGACCCGCATTCACGGCATCGACCGGGCGATGCTGCAGGGTGCGCCGCCGCCGGTGGTGGCGGTGGAACGGCTGACGGCCCTGGCGGCCGGGCGGGTGGTGGTGGGCCATAATATCGGCTTCGATCTGGCCGTGCTGCGTGCCGAAGCGGCCCGGGCGGGCCGCGCGGTACCCGACTGGCTGGGGCCGGGCGGGCCGGCCCTGGACACGCTGCGCCTGGCGGCCCGGCTCGACCCCGACCGGCCGGAACTGGATCTGGAGGCCATCGCCCACCGCTATGGCATCGCCGTATCGGGCCGGCACACGGCCCTGGGCGATGCCCTGCTCACCGGGCGGGTGTTCGCGGCCATGATCCCGCGCCTGGCCGAGATCGGGGTGCATGATCTGGGGGCGGCCCGGCGCTTTGCCGATGGTGCGGGGGCCGTGGCTGCGGCGCAGCGTCGCGCGGGCTGGTAG